From a region of the Agromyces ramosus genome:
- a CDS encoding TFIIB-type zinc ribbon-containing protein, with product MQCPSDGTVLVMSERSGIEIDYCPTCRGVWLDRGELDKIIERGSREYAGPEQSAPAAPAAPAAPAPPQQPAYGQPAYQQPYDNRGYDNRGYGDQGYRKKKKESWLSELFD from the coding sequence ATGCAGTGCCCCAGTGACGGAACCGTGCTCGTGATGAGCGAGCGCAGCGGCATCGAGATCGACTACTGCCCGACGTGTCGGGGGGTGTGGCTCGACCGAGGTGAGCTCGACAAGATCATCGAGCGCGGCTCACGCGAGTATGCCGGCCCCGAGCAGTCGGCCCCCGCCGCTCCTGCAGCACCCGCTGCCCCGGCCCCGCCGCAGCAGCCCGCCTACGGGCAGCCCGCGTACCAGCAGCCCTACGACAATCGCGGTTACGACAATCGCGGGTACGGTGACCAGGGCTATCGCAAGAAGAAGAAGGAGAGCTGGCTCTCCGAGCTCTTCGACTGA
- a CDS encoding amylo-alpha-1,6-glucosidase, whose product MAGWNADTLAPPVGAGAVTILEGASFCASSANGDIVPELPYGLFFRDTRIVSRWTLLIDGAPVEALSSLTPEPYHGVFVGRAGHLPGRADTPLTVERDRHVDGGLRERITIRSYSREPMTYRVEVLLEADFADIFEVKEGRARGVPRPTRRDSSGRFRVESVGTVDPLGLVVTAPEGAVAGDRVAFRVVLPPRGTWSQELVVCPTVNGEEVALGPPAEGPTHESEPVRRLLAWQSRVPVASMEDDSLERVIRQSQRDLGSLRIFDPKHADRAVVAAGVPWFMALFGRDSLLTACMALPLDPTLALGTLRTLADLQGTKLDPASEEQPGRILHEVRLGATTNLALGGESVYYGTVDATPLFVVVLGELARWGGLPDDADELLAAADRALEWIERDGDRDGDGFVEYARLNDFGLINQGWKDSWDGINFADGALAEPPIALCEVQGYVYAAYLARALLAGIRGDAAGAQRWTEKAEDLKTRFNERFWIPDRKCFAIALDREKRQVDACASNMGHCLWSGIVDDDKAPFVAEALLSERMFTGWGVRTLATDMGAYNPASYHNGSVWPHDNAIVAAGLMRYGFVEEAQRIAVGLFEAANRYGGRLPELFCGFDQGEYPEPVVYPASCSPQAWAAATPLSLLRTVLRFDPSVPTGEVWMAPVLPPEFGDIHLRNVPLAGSRISVDVAKRGTSVAGLPAHLTLHQKPLGAAMVHTRREAP is encoded by the coding sequence ATGGCCGGTTGGAACGCCGATACGCTCGCGCCACCCGTGGGCGCCGGGGCGGTCACGATTCTCGAGGGTGCCTCGTTCTGCGCCTCGAGCGCGAACGGCGACATCGTGCCCGAGCTGCCGTACGGCCTGTTCTTCCGTGACACGCGCATCGTGTCCCGGTGGACGCTGCTCATCGACGGGGCCCCGGTCGAAGCACTGTCATCGCTCACGCCCGAGCCGTATCACGGGGTGTTCGTCGGCCGCGCCGGGCACCTGCCCGGCCGGGCGGACACGCCGCTGACGGTCGAACGCGATCGGCACGTCGACGGCGGACTGCGCGAGCGCATCACCATCCGCAGCTACTCCCGGGAGCCGATGACCTACCGGGTCGAGGTGCTGCTCGAGGCCGACTTCGCCGACATCTTCGAGGTCAAGGAGGGCCGGGCACGCGGCGTCCCGCGCCCGACGAGGCGCGACAGCTCGGGCCGGTTCCGGGTCGAGTCGGTGGGCACGGTCGACCCTCTCGGACTGGTCGTGACGGCACCCGAGGGGGCCGTCGCGGGCGACCGTGTCGCCTTCCGCGTCGTGCTCCCGCCCCGCGGAACATGGAGCCAGGAGCTCGTCGTCTGCCCGACCGTGAACGGCGAGGAAGTGGCGCTGGGGCCCCCGGCCGAAGGCCCCACCCACGAGTCGGAGCCGGTCCGCCGGCTCCTCGCGTGGCAGTCGCGGGTGCCGGTCGCGTCGATGGAGGACGACTCGCTCGAACGGGTCATCCGCCAGAGCCAACGCGACCTCGGCTCCCTCCGGATCTTCGACCCGAAGCACGCCGATCGCGCGGTCGTCGCCGCCGGCGTGCCCTGGTTCATGGCGCTGTTCGGACGGGACTCGCTGCTCACCGCGTGCATGGCACTCCCCCTCGACCCCACGCTCGCGCTCGGCACGCTCAGGACGCTCGCCGACCTGCAGGGCACGAAGCTCGACCCGGCGTCGGAGGAGCAGCCCGGCCGCATCCTGCACGAGGTGCGGCTCGGTGCGACGACGAACCTCGCCCTGGGCGGCGAGTCGGTCTACTACGGCACGGTCGATGCCACGCCGCTCTTCGTAGTGGTCCTGGGCGAGCTCGCACGGTGGGGCGGGCTTCCGGATGACGCGGACGAACTGCTGGCCGCGGCGGATCGGGCACTCGAGTGGATCGAGCGCGACGGCGACCGCGACGGCGACGGCTTCGTGGAATACGCGCGCCTCAACGACTTCGGGCTCATCAACCAGGGCTGGAAGGACTCGTGGGATGGCATCAACTTCGCCGACGGCGCGCTCGCCGAGCCGCCCATCGCGTTGTGCGAGGTGCAGGGCTACGTGTACGCGGCCTATCTCGCCCGAGCACTGCTCGCCGGGATCCGGGGCGACGCCGCGGGAGCTCAACGGTGGACCGAGAAGGCGGAAGACCTGAAGACGAGGTTCAACGAGCGATTCTGGATCCCCGACCGCAAGTGCTTCGCGATCGCCCTCGACCGGGAGAAGCGCCAGGTCGACGCGTGCGCCTCGAACATGGGCCACTGCCTCTGGAGCGGCATCGTCGACGACGACAAGGCGCCCTTCGTCGCCGAGGCACTCCTGTCGGAGCGCATGTTCACGGGCTGGGGCGTGCGCACGCTCGCCACCGACATGGGCGCCTACAACCCCGCGAGCTACCACAACGGCTCGGTCTGGCCGCACGACAATGCGATCGTCGCCGCAGGACTCATGCGCTACGGCTTCGTCGAGGAGGCGCAGCGCATCGCCGTCGGGCTGTTCGAGGCGGCGAACCGGTACGGCGGCCGGCTGCCCGAGCTGTTCTGCGGGTTCGACCAGGGGGAATACCCCGAGCCGGTCGTCTACCCTGCGTCATGCTCGCCGCAGGCGTGGGCGGCCGCGACCCCGCTCTCGCTCCTGCGCACCGTGCTGCGCTTCGATCCGTCGGTGCCCACCGGTGAGGTCTGGATGGCGCCGGTGCTCCCGCCGGAGTTCGGGGACATCCACCTCAGGAACGTGCCGCTGGCCGGCTCACGCATCTCGGTGGACGTCGCCAAGCGCGGCACCTCGGTCGCCGGACTCCCCGCCCACCTCACCCTGCACCAGAAGCCGCTCGGCGCCGCGATGGTGCACACCCGAAGGGAAGCACCATGA
- a CDS encoding type 1 glutamine amidotransferase domain-containing protein has protein sequence MSNILMIVTGATALTMKDGSQHPTGFWAEELVTAHRDLVAAGHTVTIATPGGVTPIVDAGSLEPSQTGGEAQARELAEYLDSITGQLEAAVPIADVEPADYAAIVLPGGHGPMADLAFDANVGRVLVAANEAGTVIAPFCHGPAALLSAKLADGSNAFAGRRLAVFTDEEERTGGTGENTPWWVESALRDAGAVIDPASPWSDHVVVDGNLITGQNPQSSASVARRVIEALS, from the coding sequence ATGAGCAACATCCTCATGATCGTCACCGGCGCAACCGCCCTGACGATGAAGGACGGGTCGCAGCACCCGACCGGCTTCTGGGCCGAAGAGCTCGTGACCGCCCATCGCGACCTCGTCGCGGCCGGTCACACCGTGACCATCGCGACGCCCGGCGGAGTCACCCCGATCGTCGATGCGGGCAGCCTCGAGCCCTCGCAGACGGGCGGCGAGGCGCAGGCACGCGAGCTCGCCGAGTACCTCGACTCCATCACCGGCCAACTCGAGGCAGCGGTTCCGATCGCCGACGTCGAGCCAGCCGACTACGCCGCCATCGTGCTGCCCGGTGGCCACGGGCCGATGGCCGACCTCGCGTTCGACGCGAACGTGGGCCGCGTACTCGTCGCGGCGAACGAGGCCGGCACCGTCATCGCCCCGTTCTGCCACGGGCCGGCCGCGCTGCTCTCGGCGAAGCTCGCCGACGGCTCGAACGCGTTCGCCGGTCGCCGCCTCGCCGTCTTCACCGACGAGGAGGAGCGCACCGGGGGCACCGGCGAGAACACGCCCTGGTGGGTCGAGTCGGCGCTTCGCGACGCGGGCGCCGTCATCGACCCGGCCTCCCCTTGGAGCGACCATGTCGTCGTCGACGGCAACCTCATCACCGGCCAGAACCCCCAGTCGAGCGCCTCGGTCGCCCGCCGCGTCATCGAAGCGCTCAGCTGA
- a CDS encoding cold-shock protein produces the protein MATGTVKWFNADKGFGFIAPDDGSADVFAHFSAIASDGYRSLEENQKVEFETARGPKGLQAENIRVIA, from the coding sequence ATGGCTACCGGAACCGTCAAGTGGTTCAACGCCGACAAGGGCTTCGGCTTCATCGCCCCGGATGACGGCTCTGCCGACGTCTTCGCGCACTTCAGCGCGATCGCGTCCGACGGATACCGTTCGCTCGAGGAGAACCAGAAGGTCGAGTTCGAGACCGCCCGTGGACCCAAGGGTCTGCAGGCCGAGAACATCCGCGTCATCGCGTAG
- a CDS encoding fatty acid desaturase family protein encodes MRATKPRTGSADITRSYSALSLVVRESGLLNRTRWFYLMLMGVLLIALGGAITGFILLGDSWFQLLIAGALGLIFTQFAFLAHEASHRQVFESGPANDRAGRAIAAGVVGISYAWWMTKHTRHHANPNKVGKDPDIEFDTISFTEESAAKPRGFLMALITRKQGYLFFPLLTLEGLNLHIISIRTLFERQPVKGRGLELSLIALRFAVYFGAIFAMLPLGMAFAFIGVQLAVFGVYMGASFAPNHKGMPIIPADVKLDFFSKQVLTSRNVSGGIWASALLGGLNYQVEHHLFPNMPRPHLAKAREIVREHCRTLDVPYTETTLMQSYGIVVAYLNRVGLAARDPFDCPMVNQFRRA; translated from the coding sequence ATCCGGGCGACGAAGCCCCGCACCGGCTCCGCTGATATCACGCGGAGTTACAGCGCTCTTTCACTGGTGGTCCGCGAGTCCGGCCTTCTGAACCGCACGCGCTGGTTCTACCTGATGCTCATGGGTGTCCTCCTCATCGCCCTCGGCGGTGCCATCACCGGGTTCATCCTCCTCGGCGATTCCTGGTTCCAGCTCCTCATCGCGGGCGCGCTCGGCCTGATCTTCACGCAGTTCGCGTTCCTCGCCCACGAGGCATCCCACCGTCAGGTGTTCGAATCCGGCCCGGCCAACGACCGTGCCGGTCGCGCGATCGCCGCCGGCGTCGTCGGCATCAGCTACGCCTGGTGGATGACGAAGCACACGAGGCACCACGCCAACCCGAACAAGGTCGGCAAAGATCCCGACATCGAGTTCGACACCATCTCGTTCACCGAGGAGTCGGCAGCGAAGCCGCGCGGGTTCCTCATGGCCCTCATCACGCGCAAGCAGGGCTACCTGTTCTTCCCGCTGCTCACGCTCGAGGGCCTGAACCTGCACATCATCTCGATCCGCACCCTCTTCGAGCGCCAGCCCGTCAAGGGTCGCGGCCTCGAGCTCAGCCTCATCGCACTTCGATTCGCGGTCTACTTCGGCGCGATCTTCGCGATGCTCCCCCTCGGCATGGCCTTCGCCTTCATCGGCGTGCAGCTCGCGGTCTTCGGCGTCTACATGGGGGCGTCGTTCGCGCCGAACCACAAGGGCATGCCGATCATCCCGGCCGACGTGAAGCTCGACTTCTTCTCGAAGCAGGTGCTCACCTCGCGTAACGTCTCCGGCGGAATCTGGGCGAGCGCCCTCCTCGGCGGCCTCAACTACCAGGTCGAGCACCACCTCTTCCCGAACATGCCGCGACCGCACCTCGCGAAGGCGCGCGAGATCGTTCGCGAGCACTGCCGCACGCTCGACGTGCCCTACACCGAGACGACCCTCATGCAGTCCTACGGCATCGTCGTCGCGTACCTGAACCGCGTGGGCCTCGCAGCCCGCGATCCATTCGACTGCCCCATGGTCAACCAGTTCCGACGGGCCTGA
- a CDS encoding glycosyltransferase family 4 protein gives MRIGIIAPPWIPIPPPAYGGIECFIDVLALELAAAGHEVVLAASGDSTCPVERLPGFPPSDQDKIGMTTHELRHLIRAYAGLTDVDVIVDNTLGGPVLAQSAARRPVVTIVHSPFEEVVLELYGATSPDMTFVAISRHQASTSRHVRVAEVIHHGIRTEDVPVGPGGPDACFLGRMHPDKGLMEAIEVAELAGIHLRIAAKMRESLECEYFEEVVRPALGSNAEYVGELSTDEKYELMGSSCALLNPIQWDEPFGLVMIEALATATPVVATPRGSVPEIVQDGGTGFIGADVEDLVDGLRRASSLDRGACRASVEERFTAAQMAQHYVALFERLLQQERQRRGEGTRAAVPLPTERARAAATVASASAVGDERPQTA, from the coding sequence ATGAGAATCGGCATCATCGCTCCCCCCTGGATCCCCATCCCGCCGCCCGCGTACGGCGGGATCGAGTGCTTCATCGACGTGCTGGCGCTCGAACTCGCCGCCGCGGGCCACGAGGTCGTGCTGGCGGCATCCGGAGACAGCACCTGCCCGGTTGAACGACTGCCGGGCTTCCCACCGTCGGACCAGGACAAGATCGGCATGACGACGCACGAGTTGCGTCACCTCATCCGCGCATACGCCGGCCTCACCGACGTCGATGTGATCGTCGACAACACCCTCGGAGGACCCGTGCTCGCCCAGAGCGCTGCGAGGCGCCCCGTCGTCACCATCGTGCACAGTCCCTTCGAGGAGGTCGTGCTCGAGCTCTACGGCGCCACCTCGCCAGACATGACGTTCGTCGCGATCTCGCGGCATCAGGCGTCGACTTCGCGGCACGTGCGCGTCGCCGAGGTCATCCACCACGGCATCCGGACCGAGGACGTTCCCGTCGGGCCCGGCGGGCCGGACGCGTGCTTCCTGGGCCGGATGCATCCGGACAAGGGCCTCATGGAGGCCATCGAGGTGGCGGAGCTCGCCGGCATTCACCTGCGAATCGCCGCGAAGATGCGTGAGTCGCTCGAATGCGAGTACTTCGAGGAGGTCGTGCGCCCGGCGCTCGGCTCGAACGCGGAGTACGTGGGCGAGCTCTCGACCGACGAGAAGTACGAGCTCATGGGCTCCTCGTGCGCGTTGCTCAACCCGATCCAATGGGACGAGCCGTTCGGCCTGGTGATGATCGAGGCGCTCGCCACGGCGACGCCGGTCGTCGCCACGCCGCGCGGATCGGTACCCGAGATCGTGCAGGACGGCGGCACCGGGTTCATCGGCGCGGACGTCGAGGACCTCGTCGATGGACTGCGCCGGGCGAGCTCGCTCGATCGTGGCGCATGCCGTGCCAGTGTCGAGGAGCGCTTCACCGCGGCGCAGATGGCACAGCACTACGTGGCACTGTTCGAACGGCTGCTGCAGCAGGAGCGCCAGCGCCGCGGCGAGGGCACGCGCGCGGCGGTGCCGCTCCCGACCGAGCGCGCCCGGGCGGCGGCCACGGTCGCCTCCGCCTCGGCGGTGGGCGACGAGCGGCCGCAGACCGCGTAG